In Pseudomonadales bacterium, a single window of DNA contains:
- a CDS encoding nuclear transport factor 2 family protein — MIDQSSPTATIDAYVECCRQGDVEGLRQLFHKQAAMYGYLNGELMTGTPDIFYQAVATAPSPASSGEPYQAELSSAATTEQTATVILKEKNYWGMNFTNSFQLLKTAGKWFIVSKLFQSE; from the coding sequence ATGATCGATCAAAGTTCACCAACGGCCACCATTGATGCCTACGTCGAGTGCTGCCGACAGGGGGATGTTGAAGGCCTTCGGCAGCTATTTCATAAGCAGGCAGCCATGTACGGCTATTTAAACGGAGAGTTGATGACCGGGACACCGGATATCTTTTATCAGGCGGTAGCGACTGCGCCTAGTCCGGCATCATCAGGAGAACCTTATCAAGCCGAACTCAGTTCTGCGGCAACGACTGAGCAAACCGCAACGGTTATCCTCAAGGAAAAGAACTACTGGGGGATGAACTTTACCAACAGTTTTCAGCTATTAAAAACGGCAGGTAAGTGGTTTATTGTCAGTAAGCTGTTTCAATCCGAATAA
- a CDS encoding MoxR family ATPase, whose translation MDTKLAFQQLKQGLSQQIIGQEHLVDRLLIALLADGHLLVEGAPGLAKTRAIKCLSEGIEADFHRIQFTPDLLPSDITGTEIFRPEDGSFNFQQGPIFHNLVLADEINRAPAKVQSALLEAMAERQVSVGRVTYPLPELFMVMATQNPIEQEGTYPLPEAQLDRFLMHVTIDYPDIETERRILKLVRGEALAQAITGSTTVLSQESVFSARKEVLSIHMSETVEEYIVQLVMATREAQAYNPELANWIEYGASPRATISLDRCARAHAWLQGKDFVTPDDVQAIVHDVIRHRIILSFEAEANGYRKDSIIDSLLDSVPAP comes from the coding sequence ATGGATACGAAATTAGCATTTCAACAATTAAAACAGGGCTTATCGCAGCAAATCATCGGACAGGAGCATTTGGTTGACCGCTTGCTGATCGCACTACTAGCCGATGGCCATTTGCTGGTGGAAGGTGCGCCAGGTTTGGCCAAAACCCGTGCCATCAAATGTTTATCCGAAGGTATAGAGGCGGATTTTCACCGCATTCAATTCACCCCGGACCTGCTACCCTCTGATATCACCGGTACAGAGATTTTTCGTCCTGAAGACGGTAGTTTTAATTTTCAACAGGGCCCTATTTTCCATAATCTGGTATTAGCGGATGAAATTAACCGGGCCCCAGCCAAGGTGCAGTCGGCTTTACTTGAGGCCATGGCAGAACGCCAGGTGAGTGTTGGCCGGGTAACTTACCCTTTACCTGAATTATTTATGGTGATGGCTACCCAAAACCCGATTGAACAAGAAGGCACCTACCCTTTGCCAGAAGCACAGCTCGACCGTTTCTTAATGCATGTAACTATCGATTATCCGGATATAGAGACAGAGCGCCGGATCTTAAAATTAGTCAGAGGCGAAGCCTTGGCGCAAGCCATCACAGGAAGTACAACCGTACTCTCCCAGGAAAGCGTTTTTAGCGCGCGCAAAGAAGTGTTGTCGATCCATATGTCCGAGACGGTTGAGGAGTATATTGTGCAGCTGGTGATGGCAACGCGCGAGGCGCAGGCCTATAACCCGGAGTTGGCGAATTGGATCGAATATGGCGCCAGTCCACGCGCCACCATTTCCCTGGATCGCTGTGCACGAGCCCATGCCTGGTTGCAGGGTAAGGATTTTGTGACGCCTGATGACGTACAAGCCATTGTTCACGATGTGATTCGGCATCGCATTATTCTCAGCTTTGAAGCTGAAGCTAATGGCTATCGCAAAGACAGCATTATTGACTCGTTATTAGATTCAGTTCCCGCGCCTTAA
- a CDS encoding class I SAM-dependent methyltransferase, which produces MVFQSTALQAHSDNKELLNQIINGDHRDPNNKARDAARHPLETLMFFGVTPEMTVVEISPGGSGWYMELLAPYLRDHGKYYAASYDQSSKTDYVVRNLVAFNKKIKARPDVYDRINVTEFSPPTKVAIAPAGSADMVLTFRNVHNWVGSGSADAAFTAFYTTLKPGGILGVVEHRASNDQPQDPKAQSGYVREDYVIALAEKAGFKLIGRSEINANPKDTKDYKKGVWSLPPSLRAGDGNEQKYRDIGESDRMTLVFMKP; this is translated from the coding sequence ATTGTTTTCCAAAGTACTGCCCTGCAGGCACATAGCGACAATAAAGAGCTCTTAAACCAAATCATCAATGGCGACCATCGCGACCCTAACAATAAAGCTCGTGACGCTGCCAGGCACCCATTGGAAACCCTCATGTTCTTCGGCGTCACCCCGGAAATGACAGTGGTTGAAATTTCTCCCGGCGGCAGCGGTTGGTATATGGAATTGCTCGCGCCCTATCTGCGAGATCATGGTAAATACTATGCCGCAAGCTACGATCAAAGCTCGAAAACTGATTACGTGGTACGTAACTTGGTCGCTTTTAACAAAAAAATTAAGGCACGCCCAGATGTCTACGATCGAATTAACGTTACGGAATTTTCACCACCGACAAAAGTTGCTATAGCCCCTGCCGGCAGTGCAGATATGGTGCTGACATTTCGCAATGTACATAATTGGGTCGGTAGTGGCTCCGCCGATGCGGCCTTCACTGCTTTCTATACTACCTTAAAACCAGGTGGTATTTTGGGTGTGGTAGAGCACCGCGCCAGTAACGATCAACCTCAGGACCCCAAAGCGCAAAGTGGTTATGTGCGTGAAGACTATGTGATTGCTTTGGCAGAAAAAGCTGGCTTTAAACTGATTGGACGATCCGAAATAAATGCCAATCCTAAAGATACCAAGGATTATAAAAAAGGCGTGTGGTCGCTTCCTCCTTCGCTGCGAGCCGGTGACGGCAACGAGCAGAAATATCGGGATATTGGTGAGAGTGATCGCATGACATTAGTCTTCATGAAACCCTGA
- a CDS encoding DUF58 domain-containing protein, whose amino-acid sequence MTPEAALHNASDEDSNVYATLENLLRCRLMARDLKLSKQRKILSLQAGMHSSTFRGRGIDFAEVRAYQAGDDIRTIDWRVTARTGRPHTKLYTEERERPALVIVDQSQSMFFGSHVAFKSVVAARAAALLAWSALARGDRIGGIVFADAQHRDIRPRRSYHTVLQLTETLLEYNHALNLKNTPKVSYTLADSLQQARRILKPGSELFVISDFADFDEPSRSHLYQLSKHNDVVCVLIYDRLEEQLPPPGTYAISDGAQRAQINLHDEQVRATYAQIFGGKINLLQSRLDQLKIPLVKLRTDQDLLTGLMSGLGIREPLNKP is encoded by the coding sequence ATGACACCTGAAGCAGCACTGCATAACGCTTCCGATGAAGACAGCAATGTCTATGCGACGTTAGAGAATCTGCTGCGCTGCCGGTTAATGGCGAGAGATTTAAAACTATCAAAGCAACGTAAAATTCTCAGCTTGCAGGCGGGCATGCATTCCTCAACGTTTAGGGGTCGGGGTATCGATTTTGCCGAAGTGCGCGCCTACCAGGCCGGTGACGATATTCGCACTATCGATTGGCGCGTTACCGCTCGTACCGGGCGCCCCCATACCAAGCTCTATACCGAGGAACGCGAACGTCCGGCACTGGTAATTGTGGATCAGAGCCAATCAATGTTTTTTGGCAGCCACGTTGCCTTCAAATCTGTTGTTGCTGCACGCGCCGCAGCCCTACTCGCTTGGTCCGCCCTAGCACGCGGTGATCGGATTGGCGGTATTGTTTTTGCCGATGCCCAACACCGTGATATTAGGCCTAGGCGCAGTTATCATACGGTGTTGCAGCTGACAGAAACACTCCTTGAATACAACCATGCGCTAAACCTAAAAAATACACCCAAGGTTAGTTATACTCTCGCGGACAGCTTGCAGCAGGCACGTCGGATACTTAAGCCTGGCAGCGAGTTATTTGTCATTAGTGACTTTGCTGATTTTGATGAACCTTCCCGAAGTCATCTCTATCAGCTCTCAAAACATAACGATGTCGTCTGTGTATTGATCTACGACCGCTTAGAGGAACAACTGCCTCCACCAGGTACCTACGCTATTAGTGATGGAGCTCAGCGCGCGCAAATTAATCTACACGACGAGCAGGTCAGAGCAACCTATGCACAAATTTTTGGAGGGAAAATCAACCTGCTTCAAAGCCGGTTAGATCAGCTCAAAATACCTTTAGTCAAACTACGCACAGACCAAGACCTATTAACCGGCCTGATGTCGGGGTTAGGTATTAGGGAGCCTTTGAACAAGCCATGA
- a CDS encoding VWA domain-containing protein, with protein sequence MIELAWPLALLLLPLPLLVYYLLPAARRDDAALRVPFYQQLASLANGYSPTNKGIKRAFNIVHILLLSAWVALIIAAARPEWIGDPVSLPTSGRDLMIAVDISGSMKREDLTLNNKPVTRLDVVKEVLGDFIAQRKGDRLGLILFGTQAYLQAPLTFDRHAVETLLNESQIGFAGEQTAIGDAIGLATKRLRNRPETNRLLILLTDGANTAGQITPEKATEIALSEQVKIHTIGVGASEMEVSSPFGGLFGRRTMNPSADLDEAMLQHIAKQTGGQYFRAHNTQELQQIYALLDQIEPIEQEAETFNPVRSLFIWPLSLFLLLSLVISLIKFYPLVKHKLGKPSSEGVLDV encoded by the coding sequence ATGATTGAGTTAGCCTGGCCATTAGCATTATTGCTGCTGCCCTTACCGCTACTGGTTTATTATCTACTGCCAGCAGCGCGAAGGGATGATGCCGCTTTGCGCGTACCCTTTTACCAACAGCTGGCCAGTCTTGCAAACGGATATTCCCCAACAAACAAGGGTATTAAGCGGGCCTTCAATATTGTACATATTTTGCTTCTAAGCGCCTGGGTTGCCTTAATTATTGCGGCGGCAAGACCAGAGTGGATTGGTGACCCCGTCAGTTTACCGACCAGCGGTCGCGATCTAATGATAGCTGTGGATATATCGGGCAGCATGAAGCGCGAAGATTTAACTCTCAACAATAAGCCAGTGACGCGCTTAGACGTAGTTAAAGAAGTTTTAGGAGATTTTATTGCGCAGCGCAAAGGTGATCGTCTCGGGCTGATATTGTTTGGCACGCAGGCCTATTTGCAAGCACCCCTCACCTTTGACCGGCACGCAGTTGAAACCCTCCTAAACGAATCTCAGATCGGTTTTGCCGGTGAACAAACCGCCATAGGCGATGCCATTGGGCTGGCCACCAAGCGGCTTCGTAACCGCCCTGAAACCAACCGGTTACTGATTTTGCTTACTGACGGTGCGAACACAGCGGGTCAAATCACACCAGAAAAAGCCACTGAAATTGCCCTCTCTGAACAGGTAAAAATACATACTATCGGCGTCGGTGCCAGTGAAATGGAGGTATCGAGTCCCTTCGGTGGATTATTTGGCCGTAGAACGATGAACCCCTCAGCAGATTTAGATGAGGCTATGTTGCAACATATTGCTAAGCAAACTGGTGGCCAGTATTTTCGTGCTCACAACACGCAGGAACTGCAGCAGATATACGCCCTATTGGATCAAATCGAACCTATTGAACAAGAAGCCGAAACATTTAACCCAGTGCGCTCTCTATTTATCTGGCCCTTATCCCTGTTTCTGCTGTTAAGTCTGGTTATTAGCCTGATTAAATTTTACCCTCTTGTGAAACACAAATTAGGGAAACCCTCATCAGAGGGGGTGCTCGATGTCTGA
- a CDS encoding amidohydrolase has protein sequence MIKKTAFLILFTLLISACDSSSVHKKASIDTADTLLVNGKIYTLNAKQPWAEAVAIKDGKYLYVGDMKAAEQYRGKRTQLFDLQGKMAMPGINDAHQHPEMGGLKMLYQCVFPFTATPEEIVAAVSECVKDNPDAEWIIGGQWDSDLFVKYPIDSPKALLDAVSADKPVLLSSDSGHDGWANSKALEMAGINKDSPAVEGGVIGRDAVSGEPNGLLLEHANQLVEQLVPDWSLAQYKAATIHAMKTANQYGITGLKDAWTGESALAAFKALGDANAVTLHLAAAIDVKYGLDKAVFDVSKLEALRDKYSADQVDTRFVKIFMDGVPTSSRTAAMLANYLPAGSGGHSHNGGLHFDLEKLAEMITAMDKAGFTVKIHTAGDRSVQVTLDAIEQARKANGDSGLRHELAHAGYIDEVDLPRFAELNAVADLSPYLWHPSPIIDSVLGAVGPRGEQYWPIKDLVESGAPLAAGSDWPAAVPTMDPWVGIEAMITRADPRDEFPGTFWPEQAITLTQALEIYTRGGAKALRLDNETGSIEQGKLADLIVLDQNLFEIPAEKISDTQVEMTLFRGKAVYQRVE, from the coding sequence ATGATTAAAAAAACAGCTTTCCTCATATTGTTCACATTATTAATCTCAGCCTGTGACTCGTCGTCAGTACACAAGAAGGCGAGTATCGACACTGCTGATACGCTACTGGTTAACGGTAAAATTTACACGCTCAATGCTAAACAGCCATGGGCAGAAGCCGTGGCTATTAAGGATGGCAAATATCTCTATGTTGGCGATATGAAAGCCGCTGAACAGTATCGAGGCAAGCGAACCCAGTTGTTTGACCTGCAGGGTAAGATGGCAATGCCGGGAATAAACGATGCCCATCAACATCCGGAAATGGGCGGACTAAAGATGCTCTACCAATGCGTATTTCCCTTTACCGCAACCCCCGAAGAAATTGTTGCGGCTGTGTCCGAGTGCGTGAAGGATAATCCCGATGCTGAGTGGATTATCGGCGGCCAGTGGGACAGTGATCTTTTTGTTAAGTATCCGATAGATTCTCCGAAAGCACTGCTGGATGCCGTATCAGCGGATAAACCGGTGTTGTTGAGTTCAGACTCTGGGCATGATGGCTGGGCCAACAGCAAAGCTCTGGAAATGGCGGGAATTAACAAAGACAGCCCGGCAGTCGAGGGTGGCGTGATAGGGCGTGATGCTGTCAGCGGGGAACCTAACGGTTTACTGCTCGAGCATGCTAATCAGTTGGTTGAACAGCTAGTGCCAGACTGGTCTTTGGCGCAGTATAAAGCAGCCACAATCCATGCGATGAAAACCGCCAATCAGTATGGCATTACCGGCCTCAAGGATGCCTGGACCGGAGAAAGTGCGCTGGCTGCGTTTAAAGCACTGGGAGACGCCAACGCGGTGACCTTACATTTGGCCGCTGCAATCGACGTCAAGTATGGGCTTGATAAAGCTGTATTTGATGTTTCCAAGCTAGAGGCGTTAAGAGATAAATACAGTGCTGATCAAGTTGATACGCGCTTTGTGAAAATATTTATGGACGGTGTGCCGACATCCTCGCGTACGGCAGCCATGTTAGCCAATTATCTGCCCGCCGGAAGTGGCGGTCATAGCCATAATGGCGGCCTTCATTTTGATCTGGAAAAACTGGCTGAGATGATTACGGCAATGGATAAAGCGGGTTTTACCGTCAAGATACATACCGCTGGGGATCGTTCGGTGCAAGTTACCCTTGATGCCATCGAGCAGGCTAGGAAAGCCAATGGCGATAGTGGGTTGCGTCATGAGTTAGCGCATGCCGGTTATATTGATGAAGTCGATTTGCCCAGATTTGCTGAGCTTAATGCCGTTGCCGATCTATCACCCTATTTGTGGCATCCATCACCCATTATTGATTCGGTACTAGGTGCTGTAGGCCCGCGCGGTGAACAGTATTGGCCGATCAAAGACTTGGTCGAATCCGGCGCACCGCTGGCGGCCGGTTCCGATTGGCCTGCGGCTGTGCCGACGATGGATCCCTGGGTGGGTATCGAAGCCATGATAACCCGTGCCGACCCTCGCGATGAGTTTCCGGGTACATTTTGGCCGGAACAGGCAATCACTCTTACCCAAGCCCTGGAAATCTATACGCGCGGTGGCGCAAAAGCATTGCGACTGGATAATGAGACTGGCTCTATCGAGCAAGGAAAATTGGCTGATTTGATAGTGCTGGATCAAAACCTGTTTGAGATTCCAGCTGAAAAAATTAGTGATACTCAGGTTGAAATGACATTGTTTAGAGGTAAAGCTGTCTACCAGCGGGTAGAATAA
- a CDS encoding DUF4381 domain-containing protein, with the protein MNPTDPLAQLREIHLPAPVSFWPPAIGWWILAIFVLFCLIALAYFIHRQVIKKQYRRLARKELNRIYLEYQSQKNTIEYSKKINRLLKQVSVVCYGKNSVARLTDSAWLAFLDERGNTQAFSQGVGKVLISAPYSQELSFSDRDANELQQCVAQWIRKHQ; encoded by the coding sequence ATGAATCCGACGGATCCACTTGCGCAGCTCAGAGAGATACATCTGCCGGCACCAGTCTCCTTTTGGCCTCCCGCGATAGGTTGGTGGATACTGGCTATTTTTGTGCTGTTTTGCTTAATTGCTCTGGCCTATTTCATACACCGCCAAGTCATAAAAAAACAGTATCGTCGACTTGCACGCAAAGAGTTAAACCGTATTTACTTAGAGTATCAAAGCCAAAAGAATACAATAGAGTATTCAAAAAAAATCAATAGGTTATTAAAACAAGTTTCGGTAGTTTGTTATGGTAAAAATTCAGTGGCGCGCTTAACCGATTCTGCCTGGTTGGCGTTTTTGGATGAGCGTGGAAATACACAAGCGTTTTCCCAAGGAGTAGGCAAAGTGTTGATTTCCGCCCCTTATAGCCAAGAGCTGTCGTTTAGCGATAGGGATGCGAACGAGCTCCAGCAATGTGTTGCTCAATGGATAAGGAAGCACCAATGA
- a CDS encoding TonB-dependent receptor gives MSKGFEKNALLSAVSVASLSLGLVSLADAAQVLEEIVVTAQKHAQSINDVGITVNAFSGEVIKDLGVASAEDIAQFTPGLTVNETAATGVPLYTIRGIGFQDYSTAASSTVGLYFDEVAIPYTVMSRGVVFDVERIEVLKGPQGDLYGRNTTAGQINFISKKPTEEFAAGVTASYGRFDQLDLEGFINGSLSDALQARVAFKTSQSSEGWQKSQTRNDELGEKDTNAIRAMFNFNLSDTLSALLNLHYVEDQSDNKANTAYNGTLSGLAEFNNPYTPLENYFLPTGSNFGETPPWYSTGDNRAADWTNSYTSPVTGKTWDIRPQRDNELKGLSLKLEWDLGNMTLTSITGYDDFERQESNDWDGGFFNDSSNINTTDLQVFSQELRLSGQTDKLLWIAGLYYSEDEMDEYYHYFMSDSVFGLGSIPWGVGLFAGTPILELDTKYSQETESQAVFGHVEWQFTDKMRLTVGLRYTEEERDWQGCTFVANDGSLAGFLNAQFGTTVGAGDCGTIDDDPNSPTYIFALIGGPNVNDAFHVYKDSISTEKWMGKLGIDYAITEDLLVYATYSNAFKSGGFNGANSNTTLQLKPYKEEEVTALEIGIKSTLLDGSMQMNFAAFWYDYEDKQEQDLAVAFVGNIGGLTNVPESRINGAELDMQWVPLEGLTINLGVAYLDTLVEKWNATSNTSVWPTIVTFDASGRELAQSPEWTYNAMAHYEWALGDALMMEVGADFNFTDETSGGAKPEDATDDYSIYNARIGIKDVDGKWRALLWGRNITDEDYYPAAYAGGNGPYVRSMGMPVTYGVTVNYNF, from the coding sequence ATGTCTAAAGGGTTCGAGAAAAATGCGCTGTTATCGGCGGTGAGTGTTGCTTCGTTGAGTCTTGGTTTAGTCTCTTTAGCCGATGCGGCCCAAGTATTAGAGGAAATTGTTGTCACCGCACAAAAGCATGCGCAAAGCATCAATGACGTAGGTATTACCGTCAATGCCTTCTCCGGAGAAGTTATAAAGGATCTTGGTGTCGCTTCAGCTGAAGATATCGCGCAATTTACCCCTGGTCTGACGGTTAATGAAACGGCGGCGACCGGTGTACCGCTCTACACGATTCGCGGCATTGGTTTTCAGGACTACTCAACTGCCGCGTCCTCGACCGTAGGTCTCTATTTTGATGAAGTGGCGATTCCCTACACCGTTATGAGCCGAGGGGTGGTATTCGATGTGGAGCGCATTGAGGTATTAAAGGGACCGCAAGGGGATCTCTATGGCCGTAATACTACCGCCGGGCAAATTAACTTTATCAGCAAGAAGCCAACGGAAGAATTCGCCGCCGGTGTGACTGCCAGCTATGGCCGTTTCGATCAGTTGGATTTAGAGGGTTTCATCAATGGCAGCTTGTCGGATGCCTTGCAGGCACGCGTCGCCTTTAAAACCAGCCAATCCAGTGAAGGCTGGCAGAAAAGCCAGACCAGAAATGATGAGCTGGGCGAAAAAGACACCAATGCTATTCGGGCGATGTTTAACTTTAATCTCTCCGATACACTAAGTGCCTTACTCAACTTGCATTATGTGGAAGATCAGTCCGACAACAAGGCAAACACAGCCTATAACGGTACGCTGTCTGGTCTCGCGGAATTTAATAATCCTTATACACCGTTGGAGAATTATTTCCTGCCGACCGGCTCGAATTTTGGTGAAACACCACCTTGGTATTCCACCGGGGACAACCGGGCAGCGGACTGGACCAATAGTTATACCAGCCCAGTCACCGGTAAAACCTGGGACATCCGGCCACAACGCGACAATGAGCTGAAAGGGCTGTCGCTGAAACTGGAATGGGACTTAGGGAATATGACGCTCACTTCAATTACGGGTTATGACGATTTTGAGCGCCAAGAATCGAACGATTGGGATGGCGGTTTCTTTAATGATTCTAGCAATATTAACACTACGGATTTACAGGTGTTTTCGCAGGAGCTGCGCCTGTCAGGCCAGACCGATAAACTACTTTGGATCGCCGGGCTGTATTACTCCGAAGATGAAATGGATGAGTACTACCATTACTTCATGTCGGATTCGGTATTTGGCTTAGGTTCGATCCCTTGGGGAGTTGGTCTCTTTGCAGGCACGCCAATTTTGGAACTGGACACCAAATACTCTCAGGAAACAGAGTCACAAGCAGTGTTTGGGCATGTTGAATGGCAGTTCACCGACAAAATGCGCCTAACTGTCGGCTTGCGTTATACCGAAGAAGAGCGCGATTGGCAGGGTTGTACCTTTGTTGCTAATGACGGCAGTCTAGCGGGCTTTTTAAACGCCCAGTTTGGCACCACTGTCGGCGCGGGAGACTGTGGCACCATCGATGATGATCCGAATTCGCCGACCTATATCTTTGCTTTGATTGGCGGGCCCAATGTCAACGACGCTTTCCACGTTTACAAGGACAGTATCAGCACGGAAAAATGGATGGGCAAACTCGGTATTGATTACGCCATTACAGAAGACCTGTTGGTTTATGCGACCTACTCTAACGCTTTTAAATCTGGTGGATTTAATGGTGCCAATTCGAACACCACGTTACAGCTCAAACCCTACAAAGAGGAAGAGGTAACTGCCTTAGAAATCGGGATTAAAAGCACTTTGCTGGATGGCTCGATGCAAATGAACTTTGCGGCGTTCTGGTATGACTATGAAGATAAACAAGAGCAGGATTTGGCGGTCGCCTTCGTCGGCAATATCGGCGGTTTAACCAATGTGCCAGAGTCGCGCATTAACGGTGCTGAGTTGGATATGCAGTGGGTTCCGCTGGAGGGTTTGACCATCAACCTTGGGGTTGCGTACCTGGATACGTTAGTTGAAAAATGGAACGCCACCTCAAATACCAGCGTTTGGCCAACCATCGTTACTTTTGACGCTTCTGGCCGTGAATTAGCACAATCGCCGGAGTGGACATACAACGCAATGGCTCATTATGAATGGGCGCTAGGAGATGCGCTAATGATGGAAGTGGGTGCCGATTTCAACTTTACCGATGAAACCTCCGGTGGCGCCAAACCCGAAGATGCAACGGACGACTACAGCATTTACAACGCGCGCATCGGCATTAAAGACGTCGATGGTAAATGGCGTGCCTTGCTTTGGGGACGCAATATCACGGATGAAGATTACTATCCGGCAGCTTACGCCGGAGGCAATGGCCCTTACGTCCGCAGTATGGGCATGCCAGTAACCTACGGTGTCACCGTTAACTACAACTTCTAG
- a CDS encoding class II histone deacetylase, with amino-acid sequence MSSKKTGFVWHEIYMWHNTGNYAGVMPYGNPVQPGTHVENPETKRRFRNLLEVSGLLKQLQPITAREATEEEILRFHTRDYLEKIKALSASGGGDAGFYTPMGAGSYEIARLSAGGLLAALEAIMSGAVSNAYALVRPPGHHALANEGMGFCLFGNAVIAGKHALESYGLERIATVDWDVHHGNGTQSGFYNDPRALTISIHQDCCFPPNSGYLHENGEGEGEGFNINIPLPAGSGVGAYEAAFDRVVIPALKAYRPQLIIVPSGLDAGAYDPLGRMQMHSGGYRSLTKKLMSVADEVCGGRILMCHEGGYDDDTLPFMGLAILEELSGIRTSVEDPFLEMMAGLGGQQLQPHQEQVIAAAQQLVNKLC; translated from the coding sequence ATGAGCAGTAAAAAGACAGGTTTTGTATGGCACGAAATTTATATGTGGCATAACACGGGCAATTATGCCGGTGTGATGCCCTATGGCAATCCAGTGCAACCCGGTACCCATGTGGAAAACCCGGAAACCAAGCGGCGTTTTCGTAATTTATTGGAAGTGTCTGGGCTGTTGAAGCAGTTACAGCCAATTACAGCACGGGAGGCCACAGAAGAGGAAATTCTACGCTTTCACACCCGTGATTATTTGGAAAAAATAAAAGCACTCAGTGCTAGCGGTGGTGGTGATGCCGGATTTTATACCCCCATGGGGGCCGGTAGCTATGAGATTGCGCGTCTCTCTGCGGGCGGCCTGCTAGCAGCGCTGGAAGCCATTATGTCCGGTGCAGTGAGCAATGCTTATGCCTTGGTGCGCCCGCCGGGCCATCATGCGCTCGCTAATGAGGGTATGGGTTTCTGTCTTTTTGGTAATGCCGTCATCGCTGGCAAACATGCGTTAGAGTCTTATGGCTTAGAACGTATTGCCACCGTCGATTGGGATGTCCACCATGGAAATGGTACACAAAGTGGCTTCTATAACGATCCCCGCGCGCTGACTATCTCCATACACCAAGATTGTTGCTTCCCGCCAAACTCTGGCTACCTGCATGAAAACGGTGAAGGCGAGGGCGAAGGGTTTAATATCAATATTCCGTTACCCGCCGGTTCCGGGGTGGGCGCCTATGAGGCGGCTTTTGATCGGGTCGTTATTCCCGCATTAAAAGCTTATCGACCACAGTTGATAATCGTTCCCTCCGGTTTAGATGCCGGGGCTTATGATCCGCTGGGACGAATGCAGATGCACAGTGGTGGATATCGTTCTTTAACTAAAAAGTTAATGAGTGTTGCGGATGAGGTTTGTGGCGGTCGTATTTTAATGTGTCATGAAGGCGGCTATGATGACGATACCCTACCTTTCATGGGGCTGGCGATACTGGAAGAGTTAAGTGGTATTCGCACGTCAGTTGAAGATCCTTTTTTAGAGATGATGGCAGGGCTGGGTGGACAACAATTACAACCACATCAGGAACAGGTGATCGCAGCGGCTCAACAATTGGTGAATAAACTCTGTTAA